In Microbacterium sp. No. 7, the genomic window AAACCTCTCGGCGGGGACGATCCGGTGGACGCCGGCGTTGTTGACGACCACGTCGACGCGACCGTCGAGCCCGAGCGCGGCGTCGACGAGCGCCGCGCCGGTGGCGGGGTCCGACGTGTCGCCGCTCAGCGGCACGACGTTCTCGACGCCGAGCTCGTCGGCGAGGGCGACGACGGCATCCTCGTCGATGTCGTTCGCGACGACGCGCGCGCCCTCCTGCACCAGGGCGACGGCGATCGCGCGACCGATGCCCGATCCCGCTCCCGTCACGACGGCGGTCTTGCCCGCGAAACGCTCGGCCATCTGTGCATCACCCCTCTGTGATCCCTCGTCACCGCACGCCCGCGCGCCGTGACGAACATTCGTAATCATGAGCATAGAAGAAGTCATGAAGAGGGGAAAGACAGAGCTCCCCGGGTGGGACGGAGGCCTCCGTCCCACCCGGGGAGCTCGGATCATCGCGACGCCGGTCGCGATGGGGGTTCAGCCGATCAGCGGCCCGACAGCTTCTCGCGCAGAGCGGCGAGCGCCTCGTCGTCGGCGAGCGTGCCGCCGAGACCCTGCGAGTCGGACGAGAAGGTCGACCCGCCGAGGTCGGCGGGAGCGGCGGCCTCGGCCTCGAGGACCTTGGCGACCTGGGCCTTGTGGGCCTCCCAGCGAGCCTGGGCAGCGGCGTACTCCTGCTCCCACTTCTCGCGCTCGGCGTCGAAGCCTTCCTTCCACTGGTTGGTCTCGGGGTCGAAGCCCTCGGGGTACTTGTACTCCCCGTTCTCGTCGTACTCCGTGACCATGCCGTAGAGGGCCGGGTCGAACTCGGTGCCGTAGGGGTCCACCGAGTCGTTCGCCTGCTTGAGCGACAGCGAGATGCGGCGACGCTCCAGGTCGATGTCGATGATCTTCACGAAGACCTCTTCGCCGACCGAGACGACCTGCTCGGCGAGCTCGACGTGCTTGCCCGACAGCTCCGAGATGTGCACGAGGCCCTCGATGCCGTCGGCGACGCGGACGAACGCGCCGAACGGGACGAGCTTGGTGACCTTGCCCGGCGCGACCTGGCCGATCGCGTGGGTGCGGGCGAACACCTGCCACGGGTCTTCCTGGGTCGCCTTCAGCGAGAGCGACACGCGCTCGCGGTCGAGGTCGACCTCGAGGATCTCGACGGTGACCTCCTGGCCCACCTCGACGACCTCGCTGGCGTGCTCGATGTGCTTCCACGACAGCTCGGAGACGTGCACGAGGCCGTCCACGCCGCCGAGGTCGACGAACGCGCCGAAGTTGACGATCGACGAGACGACGCCCTTGCGGACCTGACCCTTGTGCAGGTTGTTGAGGAAGTTCGAGCGCGACTCCGACTGCGTCTGCTCCAGCAGCGCGCGGCGGCTGAGCACGACGTTGTTGCGGTTCTTGTCGAGCTCGAGGATCTTCGCCTCGAGCTCCTGGCCGAGGTACGGCGTGAGGTCGCGCACGCGGCGCAGCTCGATGAGCGAGGCGGGCAGGAAGCCGCGCAGACCGATGTCGACGATGAGACCGCCCTTGACGACCTCGATGACCTGACCGGTCACGACGCCGTCGTTCTCCTTGATCTTCTCGACGTCGCCCCAGGCGCGCTCGTACTGCGCGCGCTTCTTGGAGAGGATGAGGCGGCCTTCCTTGTCCTCCTTCTGGAGGACGAGGGCTTCGACCTCGTCGCCGACCTGGACGACCTCGTTCGGGTCGACGTCGTGCTTGATGGAGAGCTCGCGCGAGGGGATGACGCCCTCGGTCTTGTAACCGACGTCGAGCAGGACCTCGTCGCGGTCGATCTTCACCACGGTGCCCTCGATGAGGTCGCCGTCGTTGAAGAACTTCAGGGTCTTCTCGACCGCGGCCAGGAA contains:
- the rpsA gene encoding 30S ribosomal protein S1, yielding MTNATTAPATKQVAINDIGSAEDFLAAVEKTLKFFNDGDLIEGTVVKIDRDEVLLDVGYKTEGVIPSRELSIKHDVDPNEVVQVGDEVEALVLQKEDKEGRLILSKKRAQYERAWGDVEKIKENDGVVTGQVIEVVKGGLIVDIGLRGFLPASLIELRRVRDLTPYLGQELEAKILELDKNRNNVVLSRRALLEQTQSESRSNFLNNLHKGQVRKGVVSSIVNFGAFVDLGGVDGLVHVSELSWKHIEHASEVVEVGQEVTVEILEVDLDRERVSLSLKATQEDPWQVFARTHAIGQVAPGKVTKLVPFGAFVRVADGIEGLVHISELSGKHVELAEQVVSVGEEVFVKIIDIDLERRRISLSLKQANDSVDPYGTEFDPALYGMVTEYDENGEYKYPEGFDPETNQWKEGFDAEREKWEQEYAAAQARWEAHKAQVAKVLEAEAAAPADLGGSTFSSDSQGLGGTLADDEALAALREKLSGR